In Jaculus jaculus isolate mJacJac1 chromosome 2, mJacJac1.mat.Y.cur, whole genome shotgun sequence, the genomic window TGCAGGGCGCAGCAGGCTCTCATTTCGCCGTCTTCTCGGTTGGCTCTCTAGAACGGCCATGATCTCCCAATTCTTCATCTTGTCCTCCAAGGGTGACCCACTCATCTACAAAGACTGTATCCTTGACCCGAGCTCGGGTGGGGTGGAGTGGCTGGGTGGACGTCGAGTCCAGGGCCGTTCCGTGTGTCCTCCTTGACTGTCCTCCCACCCGGCCAGTCCGCGGGGACTGTGGTGGTCGAGACATACCCGAGCTCTTCTACCGGAAGCTGATGGGACTGCCGGGAGGCGAGTCCCCGGTTGTCATGGTAACCACGGGCAGGCGAGGGCTTGGGGTCTTGTCTCAAGGCTGCGTTCTTGGAAACTTCCAGGGCCAGGGACACATTTCTCTTCGAGCTAAAAACACCTTGCATCTTCTTACTGTCAACAGTTCTGGGGTAGATAACTATCATTTTACTCTCTTTACACATTAGGAAGCCGTGCTCTAAAGAGGTTTTCAGCAATCGCCCCAAATCACACTGCTACTTTGACATCTTGTCAGCCTTTCATCAGTCTTTCATCAACTTGTCCTTTTACTAATAATGCCTTTTCCTCCCCTCTGCTCAGCACCACGATGACCGCCATTTCATTCACATCAGACACAGTGGTCTCTATCTGGTGGCCACAACTTCAGAAAATGTCTCTCCGTTTagcctgctggagctgctctCCCGGTGAGTGGGGAGGACCGGGGCCTGCGCTTTGGAGGGAGGGTCTGGGAGGAAGCTTATCCACGCACAGTGGCCCTTCTCCCTTAGGTTAGCCACTCTCCTGGGTGATTACTGCGGTTCCCTTAGTGAAGGCACCATCTCACGCAACGTGGCTCTTGTCTACGAACTCCTGGATGAAGTCTTGGTAAAGACCAAGGACTTGCCTTTCTCGTCTCCTGCTCCCCTGAAGAAACGTCCTCGGGGTCTAAAAGAGAGGCTAAATGCACTCCTTTTTCACCCTCCCTTTCTGCTAGGATTATGGCTATGTACAGACTACATCCACAGAGATGTTGCGGAACTTCATCCAGACAGAGCCCGTGGTCAGCAAGCCCTTCAGCCTCTTTGACCTGAGCAGCGTTGGCTTGGTCAGTAGTCGGGGAAAGATGGTGGCCAGAAGGGAGGAGGGCCGATCAGCAGCATTAAAGCTGAGGATGACTGCTTTGGGTACTTTACAGTTTGGGGCAGAAACACAGCAGAGCAAAGTGGCCCCAAGCAGTGCAGCCAGCCGCCCCGTCTTGTCCAGTCGCTCTGACCAGGTAAGGCACGCATCAGCCAGGTCAGATGTTAGCCCCCGCCCCGTGGCTGCAGTGTCCGGGATCCTGGGATATCTTTTCACTCCTTCACATTAGCATCTTTTGCCTCCACTCCTCTGGGCTTTATGGTATTGTATCCCTTCTACCTGtccacttcatttatttatttatgtttaacttgaatttgtattttttaaacatattactACTTActtattaagagagagaatgggtgcaccagggtctctagtcactacaaacaaactccagacgcatgcaccactatgtgcatctgccttatgtgaggtttggggaactgaacctgactccttaggcttcaccagcatctctaagccatctctccagcccattgaatttgttttttttgtgtgtgttttgttttttgttttttcgagatagggtctcactttagcccaggctgacctggaattcactatggagtctcagggtggccttgaactcacggcagtcctcctacctctgcctcccgagtgctgggattaaaggcatgtgccaccacacccggcttgaatttgtacttttaaaaatattatttatttgacagagaaagagggagaggaagggagagagagagagtgagagaatgggcaccccagggtctccagccactgcagacaaactccagacgtgtgcgcccccttgtgcatctggctaaagtgggtcctggaaaatcgaacctggatcccttggctttgcaggcaaacgccctaaccgctaagccatccctctagccctgtattttttttgagacaaagtctcactttatcctaggctggcctggaactctttatagcccaggctgacttcaaacgcAGATATTCTCCAgtcttggcttcccaagtgctgggattacgggctttcatcaccacacccagtgttgCCTATCCATTTCAGAAAACAGGCCTTCAGCCTCCACAACCCAAATCCCTTCTCTTCCTCAGAGCCAAAAGAATGAAGTGTTTTTGgatgtggtggaaagattgtcTGTACTGATCGCATCTAACGTAAGTTTGGGCTCCCATCCCTGGAGGTGAAAAAGAGTGGTCCATGGGAAACAGGTGGGGATCTTAGTTCCTCTGCCTCTTCAGGGCTCACTGTTGAAGGTGGATGTCCAGGGAGAGATCCGGCTCAAGAGCTTCCTTCCCAATGGCTCTGGTGAGGACCAGGGTTGCATATGAGGCAGGCTCCTTGGCAGCATCAATTGCTGCCCTTCCCTGATGGCCTTCCCTCCCACAGAGATGCGCATTGGTTTGACAGAGGAGTTTTGTGTGGGGAAGTCAGAACTGAGAGGTAAGGAGAACATGAGTTTGTTTTCCATGGGGGAGGTCACTGCCAAACGCTTCATGGAGAGAAGTTAAGAGAAGGCATTTCTCCCCACTCCCCACCAAGGCATATGTCAGGAGAGCAAGCAGTCTTCCTCTCTTGCAGGGTATGGGCCAGGAATTCGAGTTGACGAGGTCTCATTCCATAGCTCCGTCAACCTGGATGAGTTTGAGTCTCATCGAATCCTGCGCTTGCAGCCACCTCAGGGCGAGGTCAGGTTCAAGGAGGCCCAGTGTCCTCCACCCACCATAGTGGGGAGCGGGGAGGTGCTTCAAGTGTGACACCAAGCTGACCTCGTTCTTCTCTGGTTCCAGCTGACTGTGATGCGGTACCAACTCTCTGATGACCTCTCCTCCCCACTCCCCTTCCGGCTCTTTCCCACTGTGCAGTGGGACCGAGGCTCAGGCCGGTGAGACCATTTCCTGTATTTTACATCTACTCTGTAAGCCAAACCAAGACTTACTATGGAAGGGTAGTGGTAGAGGTAATAGGGTGCACCTTGGAAAAGGTTTGGCTAGTGGCTTTGCTCTCAATTTTAGTTCTCCTTCTTGGGGTACAACCAACAGCCTCTCTTGGAGGCTCTGAGTGAGCAATAAGAATATCCactagggctgggtgtggtggcgcatgcctttagtcccagcgctcaggaggcagaggtaggaggattgctgtaagttcaagaccaccctgagactatatagtgaattccaggtcagcctgggctagaacaaaaccctatctcaaaaacaaaacaaacaaacaaaaaaaatcacctcctaccaaaccagatatccagagatagaggctcccaagacctcatcactgaagaccTAAAACGAACagatcatggctcagggaaatttgcacaagagaaggcagaaagattattagagccacatgttgggacattatgcagagacattgtctcttagccatcactgatggctaccccacaaagcatgacccacattctccaACGAGGGTACctgcggaggggggagggcaggaaggaggctaacgattttacaacatggctgtatacacacttgtacataactaataaaaaaaagagagagaaagaagccgggtatgggcgcacacctttaatcccagcattcaggaggcagaggtaggaggatcaccacgagtttgaggccaccctgagactccatagtgaattccaggttagcctggactagagtgaaactctactttgaaaccccccccccccaaaaaaaagaggaaaaaaatatctaCTAGGGTGTGATCTGAGTGATGTGTCACCTTCTCCAGGCTCCAGATTTACCTGAAGCTACGGTGTGACCTACCCCCAAAAAGGTAAGAATGGAGACTGGCCAACCAGGGTGtacagcacacacctgtaacccctaGCATTTGGTCAGGTGGAAGTAGGAGAACCAGGAGTTCAAAGCTTGCTTCAGCTACATAGCGAGTTCAAAGCTAGCATAgactacatgagatcttgtcttaaaCAGAGTGGGGGCTGGTGAGGCCTAGTTCAGCAATATAGACCAGGAAACAGTCAACAACTTGCTAATTCTTCCATGTGCGTCCTCCaagattgggtgtggtggcaaaggcctgtaatcccagcagtttctcctgggctacagtgagaccttgtgtcatataaacaaacaaatggatGTGTCTACGAGCGTCATGCTGGCATCCAGGAAAGGGGTGGGGCAGTATGGTCCGCACGCCGAGCTCCTGTGACAGTGAAGAGGAGCAAGGCACTTCCTCCCTGCTTCTGACTCCACACCTTCCCCCTGTGCAGCCAAGCTCTCAACATCCGCCTGCACCTTCCCCTGCCACGAGGAGTGGTCAGGTCAGCATGTGCTTCCTGGGAAGCCTGGGGTGGAGGGTGTGTGGTACCTCAGAAAGAGCCTCTTAGCCCAGAACCTTCTCTGTCAACTCCACAGCCTATCTCAGGAGCTGAGCAGCCCAGATCAGAAAGCAGAGCTGGGTGAGGGAGCTCTCCGCTGGGACTTGCCCCGGGTACAAGGAGGCTCTCTACTCTCAGGCCTCTTCCAGGTATCTACCGTGGACCCTTGCTCATCCTCTGCTACGCCTCAGTCCTGATGCAGTTGCTACCCTGTTCTTGCCATCATGGGCAGCTGCCTAGCCTCACagtttcctttcctctctgctcATAGATGGATGTTCCTGGCTTGCAGGGGCCTGCCAGTCATGGATCTTCCACTTCAGCACCCCCGCTGGGGCTGGGCCCTGCCAGCCTCTCCTTTGAACTTCCCCGCCACACGTGCTCTGGTCTCCAGGTTCGCTTCCTCAGGCTGTCCTTCAGGCCCTGCGGCAATGCCAACCCGCACAAGTGGGTGCGACACCTAAGCCACAGCGATGCCTATGTCATTCGGATCTGAGGTTCTTCAAACAAGAACATGGGCAGCAAGGCCAGC contains:
- the Ap4m1 gene encoding AP-4 complex subunit mu-1 isoform X1, with product MISQFFILSSKGDPLIYKDFRGDCGGRDIPELFYRKLMGLPGGESPVVMHHDDRHFIHIRHSGLYLVATTSENVSPFSLLELLSRLATLLGDYCGSLSEGTISRNVALVYELLDEVLDYGYVQTTSTEMLRNFIQTEPVVSKPFSLFDLSSVGLFGAETQQSKVAPSSAASRPVLSSRSDQSQKNEVFLDVVERLSVLIASNGSLLKVDVQGEIRLKSFLPNGSEMRIGLTEEFCVGKSELRGYGPGIRVDEVSFHSSVNLDEFESHRILRLQPPQGELTVMRYQLSDDLSSPLPFRLFPTVQWDRGSGRLQIYLKLRCDLPPKSQALNIRLHLPLPRGVVSLSQELSSPDQKAELGEGALRWDLPRVQGGSLLSGLFQMDVPGLQGPASHGSSTSAPPLGLGPASLSFELPRHTCSGLQVRFLRLSFRPCGNANPHKWVRHLSHSDAYVIRI
- the Ap4m1 gene encoding AP-4 complex subunit mu-1 isoform X2; the protein is MGLPGGESPVVMHHDDRHFIHIRHSGLYLVATTSENVSPFSLLELLSRLATLLGDYCGSLSEGTISRNVALVYELLDEVLDYGYVQTTSTEMLRNFIQTEPVVSKPFSLFDLSSVGLFGAETQQSKVAPSSAASRPVLSSRSDQSQKNEVFLDVVERLSVLIASNGSLLKVDVQGEIRLKSFLPNGSEMRIGLTEEFCVGKSELRGYGPGIRVDEVSFHSSVNLDEFESHRILRLQPPQGELTVMRYQLSDDLSSPLPFRLFPTVQWDRGSGRLQIYLKLRCDLPPKSQALNIRLHLPLPRGVVSLSQELSSPDQKAELGEGALRWDLPRVQGGSLLSGLFQMDVPGLQGPASHGSSTSAPPLGLGPASLSFELPRHTCSGLQVRFLRLSFRPCGNANPHKWVRHLSHSDAYVIRI